The Anaerolineae bacterium genome has a window encoding:
- a CDS encoding energy-coupling factor transporter ATPase, producing the protein MDDILIRVEDLHFAYRAGEPDAVPALNGISLTIRRGEYIAIVGHNGSGKSTLARHFNALLLPTRGKVYVQDMDTSDPRHTLDIRRIVGMVFQDPDNQIVGTLVEEDVAFGPENLGVPQPALAQRVEKALQAVGLWELRHRPPHLLSGGQRQRVAIAGVLAMEPACLVLDEATSMLDPASRAEVLQVVRRLHAAGTTIISITHFMEEAALAERIIVLAGGRIALEGSPQEVFSQRERLRELRLVPPTPAQLAEAIQVRSGVAFSPLPLTREALVEAVHAHAVSVPAGGRL; encoded by the coding sequence ATGGATGACATCCTGATTCGTGTGGAAGACCTGCATTTCGCCTACCGCGCCGGCGAGCCGGACGCTGTGCCGGCGCTGAACGGCATCTCCCTGACCATCCGCCGCGGCGAGTACATCGCCATCGTCGGCCATAACGGCTCGGGCAAATCCACCCTGGCCCGCCATTTCAACGCGCTCCTCCTGCCCACTCGCGGCAAAGTGTACGTCCAGGACATGGACACCTCTGACCCCCGCCACACCCTGGACATCCGCCGCATCGTCGGCATGGTTTTCCAGGACCCGGATAATCAGATTGTGGGCACATTGGTGGAAGAGGACGTGGCCTTTGGGCCGGAGAATCTGGGGGTGCCCCAGCCGGCGCTGGCCCAGCGCGTGGAAAAGGCCCTGCAGGCCGTCGGCTTGTGGGAACTGCGCCACCGCCCACCCCATTTGCTCTCCGGCGGACAGCGCCAACGGGTCGCCATCGCCGGCGTCCTGGCCATGGAGCCGGCCTGCCTGGTGCTCGACGAGGCTACCAGCATGCTGGACCCGGCCAGCCGCGCCGAGGTGCTCCAGGTGGTGCGGCGACTGCATGCCGCCGGCACGACCATCATTTCCATCACCCATTTCATGGAGGAAGCCGCCCTGGCCGAACGCATCATTGTGCTGGCCGGCGGGAGGATCGCGCTGGAAGGCTCGCCGCAGGAGGTCTTCTCCCAGCGGGAGCGCCTGCGCGAACTGCGGCTGGTGCCCCCGACGCCGGCGCAGTTGGCCGAGGCGATCCAGGTTCGCAGTGGGGTGGCGTTCTCCCCTCTGCCGCTGACGCGCGAGGCGTTGGTCGAGGCGGTGCATGCCCATGCGGTGTCCGTGCCGGCGGGAGGGCGGCTATGA